In Rutidosis leptorrhynchoides isolate AG116_Rl617_1_P2 chromosome 2, CSIRO_AGI_Rlap_v1, whole genome shotgun sequence, one genomic interval encodes:
- the LOC139891826 gene encoding B3 domain-containing protein Os01g0234100-like — MVRAGEIQATLGNEYPSFCKTMIRSHVTNGFWMSLPMPFAKSFLPKQESPIVVEDENGEEHMLKYIAYRYGLSGGWRSFAVGHKLHEGDVLIFQLVGPCRFKIYINRTHTPNVVDSEILLLEDTEHKEQLTPGKRGKTESKSKRSKSTDTMSNGRKSKTNAKPKARTSLPLTMVKKKQKQSEPPPQLSSQLMEHSAVFSEVQDASAQPIEELKTFKDFHIMVNKWCIDSELSEQIRLDYYNLCVAKNEILHDGVLDGVYYKLVAGMIGETVSIANMIKNCKPTTKKERFDVWDSSLKSFEIMGMKVGFLRNRVRALATLAFESEEAKRCAEAKKEKKRNLQEIRVLEAKVAELYERNLKIDGFLGGFKEKVEGYEVEFQKKVSEPW, encoded by the exons ATGGTTCGTGCAGGAGAGATACAAGCGACCCTTGGAAATGAGTATCCTAGCTTTTGTAAAACGATGATCAGATCACATGTTACTAATGGTTTTTGGATg AGCCTACCAATGCCTTTTGCTAAGTCATTTCTACCGAAACAAGAGAGTCCAATTGTAGTTGAAGATGAAAATGGCGAAGAACATATGCTTAAATACATTGCCTACAGGTATGGACTTAGTGGAGGGTGGAGGTCGTTTGCGGTTGGACATAAATTGCATGAAGGGGATGTTTTAATTTTTCAGTTAGTTGGACCTTGCAGATTCAAG ATTTATATTAATAGGACACACACTCCGAACGTTGTGGATTCTGAAATTCTTCTTTTGGAAGACACGGAGCATAAGGAACAATTAACTCCAG GTAAGAGAGGTAAGACAGAATCTAAGTCAAAGAGAAGTAAGTCAACAGATACCATGTCAAACGGAAGAAAATCTAAGACAAATGCTAAACCGAAGGCAAGAACTTCTCTTCCGTTGACCATGGTCAAAAAGAAGCAAAAACAGTCTGAACCGCCACCTCAGCTAAGCAGCCAACTCATGGAACATTCTGCGGTCTTCTCAGAAGTTCAAGATGCTTCTGCTCAACCAATTGAAGAACTCAAAACCTTCAAAGACTTTCACATCATGGTCAACAAATGGTGCATTGACTCGGAGCTTTCAGAACAAATTCGACTAGATTACTACAATCTCTGTGTTGCAAAGAACGAAATACTACATGATGGTGTTTTGGACGGCGTGTATTACAAATTGGTGGCGGGTATGATTGGTGAAACTGTAAGCATTGCAAATATGATCAAGAATTGCAAGCCCACCACAAAGAAGGAACGGTTTGATGTATGGGATAGTTCACTAAAATCTTTTGAGATTATGGGCATGAAAGTTGGGTTCTTACGCAATAGGGTACGTGCACTTGCTACACTTGCATTTGAATCGGAAGAGGCAAAAAGATGTGCGGAAGCTAAAAAGGAAAAGAAACGGAATTTgcaagaaattagggttttagagGCGAAGGTTGCGGAATTATATGAACGCAATCTAAAGATAGATGGTTTTCTAGGTGGGTTTAAGGAGAAAGTTGAAGGGTATGAAGTTGAGTTCCAGAAAAAGGTTAGTGAACCTTGGTAG